In Pleomorphomonas sp. T1.2MG-36, a single window of DNA contains:
- a CDS encoding helix-turn-helix domain-containing protein codes for MGHKIGISFIKDIINVLFCSRAYPLSLAHIANMNETDWRDRLAQVIKDKDRTKRDVSLKAGNGPGYVHSILSEGRDPTIDNLIGICQELGVSVSYILYGFDISAEQEEILKLLENASPEARAGMISLLRGLQRP; via the coding sequence TTGGGACATAAGATCGGAATATCCTTTATCAAGGATATAATCAACGTCCTTTTTTGCAGCCGTGCATATCCTCTGAGTTTAGCCCATATTGCCAACATGAACGAAACGGATTGGCGAGACCGACTCGCCCAGGTGATCAAAGACAAGGATCGAACCAAGCGGGACGTTTCTCTGAAGGCGGGAAACGGCCCCGGATATGTTCACTCCATTTTATCGGAAGGGCGCGACCCAACGATCGACAACCTCATTGGCATCTGCCAAGAGCTGGGGGTTAGCGTGTCTTATATCCTGTATGGCTTTGATATTTCTGCCGAACAGGAGGAGATTCTGAAGCTTCTGGAAAACGCGTCGCCGGAAGCGCGTGCGGGAATGATCTCTCTTCTGCGCGGATTGCAGCGGCCTTGA